In Nyctibius grandis isolate bNycGra1 unplaced genomic scaffold, bNycGra1.pri scaffold_111_arrow_ctg1, whole genome shotgun sequence, a single genomic region encodes these proteins:
- the ACTN4 gene encoding alpha-actinin-4 isoform X3, translated as MVDYHSAGPCGGNGPGTNGDYMAQEDDWDRDLLLDPAWEKQQRKTFTAWCNSHLRKAGTQIENIDEDFRDGLKLMLLLEVISGERLPKPERGKMRVHKINNVNKALDFIASKGVKLVSIGAEEIVDGNAKMTLGMIWTIILRFAIQDISVEETSAKEGLLLWCQRKTAPYKNVNVQNFHISWKDGLAFNALIHRHRPELIEYDKLRKDDPVTNLNNAFEVAEKYLDIPKMLDAEDIVGTLRPDEKAIMTYVSCFYHAFSGAQKAETAANRICKVLAVNQENEHLMEDYEKLASDLLEWIKRTIPWLEDRSPQKTIQEMQQKLEDFRDYRRVHKPPKVQEKCQLEINFNTLQTKLRLSNRPAFMPSEGKMVSDINNCWQHLEQAEKGYEEWLLNEIRRLERLDHLAEKFRQKASIHEAWTEGKEAMLQQKDYETATLSDIKALIRKHEAFESDLAAHQDRVEQIAAIAQELNELDYYDSPSVNARCQKICDQWDVLGALTHSRREALEQTEKQLETIDELHLEYAKRAAPFNNWMESAMEDLQDMFIVHTPEEIEGLIAAHDQFKSTLPDADREREAILGIQREAQRVADLQGIKLSGNNPYTSVTPHVINSKWERVQQLVPKRDHALLDEQSKQQSNEHLRRQFASQANIVGPWIQTKMEEIGRISIEMNGTLEDQLDHLKQYEQSIVEYKPNMDLLEQQHQLIQEALIFDNKHTNYTMEHIRVGWEQLLTTIARTINEVENQILTRDAKGISQEQMQEFRASFNHFDKDHGGALGPEEFKACLISLGYDVENDRQGDAEFSRIMALVDPNGSGSVTFQAFIDFMSRETTDTDTAEQVIASFRVLAGDKNYITAEELRRELPPAQAEYCIARMAPYPGPDGALDYKSFSTALYGESDL; from the exons ATGGTGGATTATCACAGCGCCGGCCCCTGCGGCGGCAACGGGCCCGGTACCAACGGCGACTACATGGCCCAGGAGGACGATTGGGACCGGGACCTGCTCCTCGATCCCgcctgggagaagcagcagcgcAAG ACGTTCACGGCCTGGTGCAACTCCCACCTGCGGAAGGCCGGGACGCAGATCGAGAACATCGACGAGGATTTCCGCGACGGCCTCAAGctcatgctgctgctggaggtgatCTCAG GGGAGCGGTTGCCCAAACCGGAGCGGGGCAAGATGCGGGTGCATAAAATCAACAACGTGAACAAGGCCCTGGACTTCATCGCCAGCAAAGGCGTCAAGCTGGTCTCCATCGGAGCAGAAG AGATCGTCGACGGCAACGCCAAGATGACGCTGGGCATGATCTGGACCATCATCCTCAGGTTTGCCATCCAGGACATCTCGGTGGAAG AGACCTCGGCCAAGGAGGGCTTGCTGCTGTGGTGTCAGAGGAAGACGGCGCCCTACAAGAACGTCAACGTGCAGAACTTCCACATCAG ctggaaGGACGGGCTGGCCTTCAACGCCCTGATCCACCGGCACCGGCCGGAGCTCATTGAGTACGACAAGCTCAGAAAG GACGACCCCGTGACCAACCTCAACAACGCCTTCGAGGTGGCCGAGAAGTACCTGGACATCCCCAAGATGCTGGACGCCGAGG ATATTGTAGGCACTCTCAGGCCCGATGAGAAGGCCATCATGACATACGTGTCCTGCTTCTACCACGCTTTCTCGGGGGCTCAGAAG GCCGAGACGGCGGCGAACCGCATCTGCAAAGTGTTGGCCGTCAACCAGGAGAACGAGCACCTCATGGAGGACTACGAGAAGCTCGCCTCTGAC ctgctggagtgGATCAAGCGCACCATCCCCTGGCTGGAGGACCGCAGCCCCCAGAAGACCATCCAGGAGATGCAGCAGAAGCTGGAAGATTTCCGTGACTACCGGCGCGTCCACAAGCCCCCCAAGGTGCAGGAGAAGTGTCAGCTGGAGATCAACTTCAACACACTCCAGACGAAGCTGCGGCTCAGCAACAGGCCCGCGTTCATGCCCTCCGAGGGGAAGATGGTCTCG GACATCAACAACTGCTGGCAGCACCTGGAGCAGGCCGAGAAGGGCTACGAGGAGTGGCTACTCAACGAGATCCGGCGCCTGGAGCGCCTCGACCACCTGGCCGAGAAGTTCCGGCAGAAGGCCTCCATCCACGAGGCCTGGACCGAAG GCAAGGAGgccatgctgcagcagaaggaCTACGAAACCGCCACCCTGTCGGACATCAAAGCCCTCATCAGGAAGCACGAAGCCTTCGAGAGCGACCTGGCGGCCCACCAGGACCGCGTGGAGCAGATCGCCGCCATCGCCCAGGAGCTCAA cGAACTGGATTACTACGACTCGCCCAGCGTGAACGCGCGGTGCCAGAAGATCTGCGACCAGTGGGACGTGCTGGGCGCCCTGACCCACAGCAGGCGGGAGGCCCTGGAG CAAACGGAGAAGCAGCTGGAGACGATCGACGAGCTGCACCTCGAGTACGCCAAGCGCGCGGCGCCCTTCAACAACTGGATGGAGAGCGCCATGGAGGACCTGCAGGACATGTTCATCGTGCACACGCCCGAGGAGATCGAG ggcctCATCGCCGCCCACGACCAGTTCAAGTCCACCCTCCCCGACGCCGACCGGGAGCGCGAGGCCATCCTGGGCATCCAGCGGGAGGCGCAGCGCGTGGCCGACCTCCAGGGCATCAAACTGTCCGGGAACAACCCCTACACCTCCGTCACCCCCCACGTCATCAACTCCAAGTGGGAGCGG GTCCAGCAGCTGGTGCCGAAGAGGGACCACGCGCTGCTGGACGAGCAGAGCAAGCAGCAGTCCAACGAGCACCTGCGGCGGCAGTTCGCCAGCCAGGCCAACATCGTGGGGCCCTGGATCCAGACCAAGATGGAG GAGATCGGGCGCATCTCCATCGAGATGAACGGCACGCTGGAGGACCAGCTGGACCACCTGAAGCAGTACGAGCAGAGCATCGTGGAGTACAAACCCAACATGGacctgctggagcagcagcaccagctcaTCCAGGAGGCGCTCATCTTCGACAACAAGCACACCAACTACACCATGGAG cacatccgcgtgggctgggagcagctccTCACCACCATCGCCCGCACCATCAACGAGGTGGAGAACCAGATCCTCACCCGCGACGCCAAGGGCATCAGCCAGGAGCAGATGCAGGAGTTCAGGGCCTCCTTCAACCACTTCGACAAG GACCACGGCGGCGCCCTGGGCCCCGAGGAGTTCAAGGCCTGTCTCATCAGCCTGGGCTACGACGTGGAGAACGACCGGCAG ggTGACGCCGAGTTCTCGCGCATCATGGCCCTGGTGGACCCCAACGGCAGCGGCTCCGTCACCTTCCAGGCCTTCATCGACTTCATGTCCCGCGAGACCACCGACACCGACACGGCCGAGCAGGTCATCGCCTCCTTCCGCGTCCTGGCGGGCGAcaag aaCTACATCACGGCGGAGGAGCTGCGCCGCGAGCTGCCCCCGGCGCAGGCCGAGTACTGCATCGCCCGCATGGCCCCTTACCCCGGCCCCGACGGCGCCCTCGACTACAAATCCTTCTCCACCGCCCTCTACGGCGAGAGCGACCtctga
- the ACTN4 gene encoding alpha-actinin-4 isoform X2 → MVDYHSAGPCGGNGPGTNGDYMAQEDDWDRDLLLDPAWEKQQRKTFTAWCNSHLRKAGTQIENIDEDFRDGLKLMLLLEVISGERLPKPERGKMRVHKINNVNKALDFIASKGVKLVSIGAEEIVDGNAKMTLGMIWTIILRFAIQDISVEETSAKEGLLLWCQRKTAPYKNVNVQNFHISWKDGLAFNALIHRHRPELIEYDKLRKDDPVTNLNNAFEVAEKYLDIPKMLDAEDIVNTARPDEKAIMTYVSSFYHAFSGAQKAETAANRICKVLAVNQENEHLMEDYEKLASDLLEWIKRTIPWLEDRSPQKTIQEMQQKLEDFRDYRRVHKPPKVQEKCQLEINFNTLQTKLRLSNRPAFMPSEGKMVSDINNCWQHLEQAEKGYEEWLLNEIRRLERLDHLAEKFRQKASIHEAWTEGKEAMLQQKDYETATLSDIKALIRKHEAFESDLAAHQDRVEQIAAIAQELNELDYYDSPSVNARCQKICDQWDVLGALTHSRREALEQTEKQLETIDELHLEYAKRAAPFNNWMESAMEDLQDMFIVHTPEEIEGLIAAHDQFKSTLPDADREREAILGIQREAQRVADLQGIKLSGNNPYTSVTPHVINSKWERVQQLVPKRDHALLDEQSKQQSNEHLRRQFASQANIVGPWIQTKMEEIGRISIEMNGTLEDQLDHLKQYEQSIVEYKPNMDLLEQQHQLIQEALIFDNKHTNYTMEHIRVGWEQLLTTIARTINEVENQILTRDAKGISQEQMQEFRASFNHFDKDHGGALGPEEFKACLISLGYDVENDRQKRAGSVDADDFRALLLSAGCRLGDAEFSRIMALVDPNGSGSVTFQAFIDFMSRETTDTDTAEQVIASFRVLAGDKNYITAEELRRELPPAQAEYCIARMAPYPGPDGALDYKSFSTALYGESDL, encoded by the exons ATGGTGGATTATCACAGCGCCGGCCCCTGCGGCGGCAACGGGCCCGGTACCAACGGCGACTACATGGCCCAGGAGGACGATTGGGACCGGGACCTGCTCCTCGATCCCgcctgggagaagcagcagcgcAAG ACGTTCACGGCCTGGTGCAACTCCCACCTGCGGAAGGCCGGGACGCAGATCGAGAACATCGACGAGGATTTCCGCGACGGCCTCAAGctcatgctgctgctggaggtgatCTCAG GGGAGCGGTTGCCCAAACCGGAGCGGGGCAAGATGCGGGTGCATAAAATCAACAACGTGAACAAGGCCCTGGACTTCATCGCCAGCAAAGGCGTCAAGCTGGTCTCCATCGGAGCAGAAG AGATCGTCGACGGCAACGCCAAGATGACGCTGGGCATGATCTGGACCATCATCCTCAGGTTTGCCATCCAGGACATCTCGGTGGAAG AGACCTCGGCCAAGGAGGGCTTGCTGCTGTGGTGTCAGAGGAAGACGGCGCCCTACAAGAACGTCAACGTGCAGAACTTCCACATCAG ctggaaGGACGGGCTGGCCTTCAACGCCCTGATCCACCGGCACCGGCCGGAGCTCATTGAGTACGACAAGCTCAGAAAG GACGACCCCGTGACCAACCTCAACAACGCCTTCGAGGTGGCCGAGAAGTACCTGGACATCCCCAAGATGCTGGACGCCGAGG ACATTGTCAACACAGCCCGCCCCGACGAGAAAGCCATCATGACCTATGTGTCGAGCTTCTACCATGCCTTCTCCGGGGCTCAGAAG GCCGAGACGGCGGCGAACCGCATCTGCAAAGTGTTGGCCGTCAACCAGGAGAACGAGCACCTCATGGAGGACTACGAGAAGCTCGCCTCTGAC ctgctggagtgGATCAAGCGCACCATCCCCTGGCTGGAGGACCGCAGCCCCCAGAAGACCATCCAGGAGATGCAGCAGAAGCTGGAAGATTTCCGTGACTACCGGCGCGTCCACAAGCCCCCCAAGGTGCAGGAGAAGTGTCAGCTGGAGATCAACTTCAACACACTCCAGACGAAGCTGCGGCTCAGCAACAGGCCCGCGTTCATGCCCTCCGAGGGGAAGATGGTCTCG GACATCAACAACTGCTGGCAGCACCTGGAGCAGGCCGAGAAGGGCTACGAGGAGTGGCTACTCAACGAGATCCGGCGCCTGGAGCGCCTCGACCACCTGGCCGAGAAGTTCCGGCAGAAGGCCTCCATCCACGAGGCCTGGACCGAAG GCAAGGAGgccatgctgcagcagaaggaCTACGAAACCGCCACCCTGTCGGACATCAAAGCCCTCATCAGGAAGCACGAAGCCTTCGAGAGCGACCTGGCGGCCCACCAGGACCGCGTGGAGCAGATCGCCGCCATCGCCCAGGAGCTCAA cGAACTGGATTACTACGACTCGCCCAGCGTGAACGCGCGGTGCCAGAAGATCTGCGACCAGTGGGACGTGCTGGGCGCCCTGACCCACAGCAGGCGGGAGGCCCTGGAG CAAACGGAGAAGCAGCTGGAGACGATCGACGAGCTGCACCTCGAGTACGCCAAGCGCGCGGCGCCCTTCAACAACTGGATGGAGAGCGCCATGGAGGACCTGCAGGACATGTTCATCGTGCACACGCCCGAGGAGATCGAG ggcctCATCGCCGCCCACGACCAGTTCAAGTCCACCCTCCCCGACGCCGACCGGGAGCGCGAGGCCATCCTGGGCATCCAGCGGGAGGCGCAGCGCGTGGCCGACCTCCAGGGCATCAAACTGTCCGGGAACAACCCCTACACCTCCGTCACCCCCCACGTCATCAACTCCAAGTGGGAGCGG GTCCAGCAGCTGGTGCCGAAGAGGGACCACGCGCTGCTGGACGAGCAGAGCAAGCAGCAGTCCAACGAGCACCTGCGGCGGCAGTTCGCCAGCCAGGCCAACATCGTGGGGCCCTGGATCCAGACCAAGATGGAG GAGATCGGGCGCATCTCCATCGAGATGAACGGCACGCTGGAGGACCAGCTGGACCACCTGAAGCAGTACGAGCAGAGCATCGTGGAGTACAAACCCAACATGGacctgctggagcagcagcaccagctcaTCCAGGAGGCGCTCATCTTCGACAACAAGCACACCAACTACACCATGGAG cacatccgcgtgggctgggagcagctccTCACCACCATCGCCCGCACCATCAACGAGGTGGAGAACCAGATCCTCACCCGCGACGCCAAGGGCATCAGCCAGGAGCAGATGCAGGAGTTCAGGGCCTCCTTCAACCACTTCGACAAG GACCACGGCGGCGCCCTGGGCCCCGAGGAGTTCAAGGCCTGTCTCATCAGCCTGGGCTACGACGTGGAGAACGACCGGCAG AAGCGCGCGGGCAGCGTGGACGCGGACGACTTCCGAGCCCTCCTGCTCTCCGCCGGATGCCGCCTG ggTGACGCCGAGTTCTCGCGCATCATGGCCCTGGTGGACCCCAACGGCAGCGGCTCCGTCACCTTCCAGGCCTTCATCGACTTCATGTCCCGCGAGACCACCGACACCGACACGGCCGAGCAGGTCATCGCCTCCTTCCGCGTCCTGGCGGGCGAcaag aaCTACATCACGGCGGAGGAGCTGCGCCGCGAGCTGCCCCCGGCGCAGGCCGAGTACTGCATCGCCCGCATGGCCCCTTACCCCGGCCCCGACGGCGCCCTCGACTACAAATCCTTCTCCACCGCCCTCTACGGCGAGAGCGACCtctga
- the ACTN4 gene encoding alpha-actinin-4 isoform X4, with amino-acid sequence MVDYHSAGPCGGNGPGTNGDYMAQEDDWDRDLLLDPAWEKQQRKTFTAWCNSHLRKAGTQIENIDEDFRDGLKLMLLLEVISGERLPKPERGKMRVHKINNVNKALDFIASKGVKLVSIGAEEIVDGNAKMTLGMIWTIILRFAIQDISVEETSAKEGLLLWCQRKTAPYKNVNVQNFHISWKDGLAFNALIHRHRPELIEYDKLRKDDPVTNLNNAFEVAEKYLDIPKMLDAEDIVNTARPDEKAIMTYVSSFYHAFSGAQKAETAANRICKVLAVNQENEHLMEDYEKLASDLLEWIKRTIPWLEDRSPQKTIQEMQQKLEDFRDYRRVHKPPKVQEKCQLEINFNTLQTKLRLSNRPAFMPSEGKMVSDINNCWQHLEQAEKGYEEWLLNEIRRLERLDHLAEKFRQKASIHEAWTEGKEAMLQQKDYETATLSDIKALIRKHEAFESDLAAHQDRVEQIAAIAQELNELDYYDSPSVNARCQKICDQWDVLGALTHSRREALEQTEKQLETIDELHLEYAKRAAPFNNWMESAMEDLQDMFIVHTPEEIEGLIAAHDQFKSTLPDADREREAILGIQREAQRVADLQGIKLSGNNPYTSVTPHVINSKWERVQQLVPKRDHALLDEQSKQQSNEHLRRQFASQANIVGPWIQTKMEEIGRISIEMNGTLEDQLDHLKQYEQSIVEYKPNMDLLEQQHQLIQEALIFDNKHTNYTMEHIRVGWEQLLTTIARTINEVENQILTRDAKGISQEQMQEFRASFNHFDKDHGGALGPEEFKACLISLGYDVENDRQGDAEFSRIMALVDPNGSGSVTFQAFIDFMSRETTDTDTAEQVIASFRVLAGDKNYITAEELRRELPPAQAEYCIARMAPYPGPDGALDYKSFSTALYGESDL; translated from the exons ATGGTGGATTATCACAGCGCCGGCCCCTGCGGCGGCAACGGGCCCGGTACCAACGGCGACTACATGGCCCAGGAGGACGATTGGGACCGGGACCTGCTCCTCGATCCCgcctgggagaagcagcagcgcAAG ACGTTCACGGCCTGGTGCAACTCCCACCTGCGGAAGGCCGGGACGCAGATCGAGAACATCGACGAGGATTTCCGCGACGGCCTCAAGctcatgctgctgctggaggtgatCTCAG GGGAGCGGTTGCCCAAACCGGAGCGGGGCAAGATGCGGGTGCATAAAATCAACAACGTGAACAAGGCCCTGGACTTCATCGCCAGCAAAGGCGTCAAGCTGGTCTCCATCGGAGCAGAAG AGATCGTCGACGGCAACGCCAAGATGACGCTGGGCATGATCTGGACCATCATCCTCAGGTTTGCCATCCAGGACATCTCGGTGGAAG AGACCTCGGCCAAGGAGGGCTTGCTGCTGTGGTGTCAGAGGAAGACGGCGCCCTACAAGAACGTCAACGTGCAGAACTTCCACATCAG ctggaaGGACGGGCTGGCCTTCAACGCCCTGATCCACCGGCACCGGCCGGAGCTCATTGAGTACGACAAGCTCAGAAAG GACGACCCCGTGACCAACCTCAACAACGCCTTCGAGGTGGCCGAGAAGTACCTGGACATCCCCAAGATGCTGGACGCCGAGG ACATTGTCAACACAGCCCGCCCCGACGAGAAAGCCATCATGACCTATGTGTCGAGCTTCTACCATGCCTTCTCCGGGGCTCAGAAG GCCGAGACGGCGGCGAACCGCATCTGCAAAGTGTTGGCCGTCAACCAGGAGAACGAGCACCTCATGGAGGACTACGAGAAGCTCGCCTCTGAC ctgctggagtgGATCAAGCGCACCATCCCCTGGCTGGAGGACCGCAGCCCCCAGAAGACCATCCAGGAGATGCAGCAGAAGCTGGAAGATTTCCGTGACTACCGGCGCGTCCACAAGCCCCCCAAGGTGCAGGAGAAGTGTCAGCTGGAGATCAACTTCAACACACTCCAGACGAAGCTGCGGCTCAGCAACAGGCCCGCGTTCATGCCCTCCGAGGGGAAGATGGTCTCG GACATCAACAACTGCTGGCAGCACCTGGAGCAGGCCGAGAAGGGCTACGAGGAGTGGCTACTCAACGAGATCCGGCGCCTGGAGCGCCTCGACCACCTGGCCGAGAAGTTCCGGCAGAAGGCCTCCATCCACGAGGCCTGGACCGAAG GCAAGGAGgccatgctgcagcagaaggaCTACGAAACCGCCACCCTGTCGGACATCAAAGCCCTCATCAGGAAGCACGAAGCCTTCGAGAGCGACCTGGCGGCCCACCAGGACCGCGTGGAGCAGATCGCCGCCATCGCCCAGGAGCTCAA cGAACTGGATTACTACGACTCGCCCAGCGTGAACGCGCGGTGCCAGAAGATCTGCGACCAGTGGGACGTGCTGGGCGCCCTGACCCACAGCAGGCGGGAGGCCCTGGAG CAAACGGAGAAGCAGCTGGAGACGATCGACGAGCTGCACCTCGAGTACGCCAAGCGCGCGGCGCCCTTCAACAACTGGATGGAGAGCGCCATGGAGGACCTGCAGGACATGTTCATCGTGCACACGCCCGAGGAGATCGAG ggcctCATCGCCGCCCACGACCAGTTCAAGTCCACCCTCCCCGACGCCGACCGGGAGCGCGAGGCCATCCTGGGCATCCAGCGGGAGGCGCAGCGCGTGGCCGACCTCCAGGGCATCAAACTGTCCGGGAACAACCCCTACACCTCCGTCACCCCCCACGTCATCAACTCCAAGTGGGAGCGG GTCCAGCAGCTGGTGCCGAAGAGGGACCACGCGCTGCTGGACGAGCAGAGCAAGCAGCAGTCCAACGAGCACCTGCGGCGGCAGTTCGCCAGCCAGGCCAACATCGTGGGGCCCTGGATCCAGACCAAGATGGAG GAGATCGGGCGCATCTCCATCGAGATGAACGGCACGCTGGAGGACCAGCTGGACCACCTGAAGCAGTACGAGCAGAGCATCGTGGAGTACAAACCCAACATGGacctgctggagcagcagcaccagctcaTCCAGGAGGCGCTCATCTTCGACAACAAGCACACCAACTACACCATGGAG cacatccgcgtgggctgggagcagctccTCACCACCATCGCCCGCACCATCAACGAGGTGGAGAACCAGATCCTCACCCGCGACGCCAAGGGCATCAGCCAGGAGCAGATGCAGGAGTTCAGGGCCTCCTTCAACCACTTCGACAAG GACCACGGCGGCGCCCTGGGCCCCGAGGAGTTCAAGGCCTGTCTCATCAGCCTGGGCTACGACGTGGAGAACGACCGGCAG ggTGACGCCGAGTTCTCGCGCATCATGGCCCTGGTGGACCCCAACGGCAGCGGCTCCGTCACCTTCCAGGCCTTCATCGACTTCATGTCCCGCGAGACCACCGACACCGACACGGCCGAGCAGGTCATCGCCTCCTTCCGCGTCCTGGCGGGCGAcaag aaCTACATCACGGCGGAGGAGCTGCGCCGCGAGCTGCCCCCGGCGCAGGCCGAGTACTGCATCGCCCGCATGGCCCCTTACCCCGGCCCCGACGGCGCCCTCGACTACAAATCCTTCTCCACCGCCCTCTACGGCGAGAGCGACCtctga
- the ACTN4 gene encoding alpha-actinin-4 isoform X1 — translation MVDYHSAGPCGGNGPGTNGDYMAQEDDWDRDLLLDPAWEKQQRKTFTAWCNSHLRKAGTQIENIDEDFRDGLKLMLLLEVISGERLPKPERGKMRVHKINNVNKALDFIASKGVKLVSIGAEEIVDGNAKMTLGMIWTIILRFAIQDISVEETSAKEGLLLWCQRKTAPYKNVNVQNFHISWKDGLAFNALIHRHRPELIEYDKLRKDDPVTNLNNAFEVAEKYLDIPKMLDAEDIVGTLRPDEKAIMTYVSCFYHAFSGAQKAETAANRICKVLAVNQENEHLMEDYEKLASDLLEWIKRTIPWLEDRSPQKTIQEMQQKLEDFRDYRRVHKPPKVQEKCQLEINFNTLQTKLRLSNRPAFMPSEGKMVSDINNCWQHLEQAEKGYEEWLLNEIRRLERLDHLAEKFRQKASIHEAWTEGKEAMLQQKDYETATLSDIKALIRKHEAFESDLAAHQDRVEQIAAIAQELNELDYYDSPSVNARCQKICDQWDVLGALTHSRREALEQTEKQLETIDELHLEYAKRAAPFNNWMESAMEDLQDMFIVHTPEEIEGLIAAHDQFKSTLPDADREREAILGIQREAQRVADLQGIKLSGNNPYTSVTPHVINSKWERVQQLVPKRDHALLDEQSKQQSNEHLRRQFASQANIVGPWIQTKMEEIGRISIEMNGTLEDQLDHLKQYEQSIVEYKPNMDLLEQQHQLIQEALIFDNKHTNYTMEHIRVGWEQLLTTIARTINEVENQILTRDAKGISQEQMQEFRASFNHFDKDHGGALGPEEFKACLISLGYDVENDRQKRAGSVDADDFRALLLSAGCRLGDAEFSRIMALVDPNGSGSVTFQAFIDFMSRETTDTDTAEQVIASFRVLAGDKNYITAEELRRELPPAQAEYCIARMAPYPGPDGALDYKSFSTALYGESDL, via the exons ATGGTGGATTATCACAGCGCCGGCCCCTGCGGCGGCAACGGGCCCGGTACCAACGGCGACTACATGGCCCAGGAGGACGATTGGGACCGGGACCTGCTCCTCGATCCCgcctgggagaagcagcagcgcAAG ACGTTCACGGCCTGGTGCAACTCCCACCTGCGGAAGGCCGGGACGCAGATCGAGAACATCGACGAGGATTTCCGCGACGGCCTCAAGctcatgctgctgctggaggtgatCTCAG GGGAGCGGTTGCCCAAACCGGAGCGGGGCAAGATGCGGGTGCATAAAATCAACAACGTGAACAAGGCCCTGGACTTCATCGCCAGCAAAGGCGTCAAGCTGGTCTCCATCGGAGCAGAAG AGATCGTCGACGGCAACGCCAAGATGACGCTGGGCATGATCTGGACCATCATCCTCAGGTTTGCCATCCAGGACATCTCGGTGGAAG AGACCTCGGCCAAGGAGGGCTTGCTGCTGTGGTGTCAGAGGAAGACGGCGCCCTACAAGAACGTCAACGTGCAGAACTTCCACATCAG ctggaaGGACGGGCTGGCCTTCAACGCCCTGATCCACCGGCACCGGCCGGAGCTCATTGAGTACGACAAGCTCAGAAAG GACGACCCCGTGACCAACCTCAACAACGCCTTCGAGGTGGCCGAGAAGTACCTGGACATCCCCAAGATGCTGGACGCCGAGG ATATTGTAGGCACTCTCAGGCCCGATGAGAAGGCCATCATGACATACGTGTCCTGCTTCTACCACGCTTTCTCGGGGGCTCAGAAG GCCGAGACGGCGGCGAACCGCATCTGCAAAGTGTTGGCCGTCAACCAGGAGAACGAGCACCTCATGGAGGACTACGAGAAGCTCGCCTCTGAC ctgctggagtgGATCAAGCGCACCATCCCCTGGCTGGAGGACCGCAGCCCCCAGAAGACCATCCAGGAGATGCAGCAGAAGCTGGAAGATTTCCGTGACTACCGGCGCGTCCACAAGCCCCCCAAGGTGCAGGAGAAGTGTCAGCTGGAGATCAACTTCAACACACTCCAGACGAAGCTGCGGCTCAGCAACAGGCCCGCGTTCATGCCCTCCGAGGGGAAGATGGTCTCG GACATCAACAACTGCTGGCAGCACCTGGAGCAGGCCGAGAAGGGCTACGAGGAGTGGCTACTCAACGAGATCCGGCGCCTGGAGCGCCTCGACCACCTGGCCGAGAAGTTCCGGCAGAAGGCCTCCATCCACGAGGCCTGGACCGAAG GCAAGGAGgccatgctgcagcagaaggaCTACGAAACCGCCACCCTGTCGGACATCAAAGCCCTCATCAGGAAGCACGAAGCCTTCGAGAGCGACCTGGCGGCCCACCAGGACCGCGTGGAGCAGATCGCCGCCATCGCCCAGGAGCTCAA cGAACTGGATTACTACGACTCGCCCAGCGTGAACGCGCGGTGCCAGAAGATCTGCGACCAGTGGGACGTGCTGGGCGCCCTGACCCACAGCAGGCGGGAGGCCCTGGAG CAAACGGAGAAGCAGCTGGAGACGATCGACGAGCTGCACCTCGAGTACGCCAAGCGCGCGGCGCCCTTCAACAACTGGATGGAGAGCGCCATGGAGGACCTGCAGGACATGTTCATCGTGCACACGCCCGAGGAGATCGAG ggcctCATCGCCGCCCACGACCAGTTCAAGTCCACCCTCCCCGACGCCGACCGGGAGCGCGAGGCCATCCTGGGCATCCAGCGGGAGGCGCAGCGCGTGGCCGACCTCCAGGGCATCAAACTGTCCGGGAACAACCCCTACACCTCCGTCACCCCCCACGTCATCAACTCCAAGTGGGAGCGG GTCCAGCAGCTGGTGCCGAAGAGGGACCACGCGCTGCTGGACGAGCAGAGCAAGCAGCAGTCCAACGAGCACCTGCGGCGGCAGTTCGCCAGCCAGGCCAACATCGTGGGGCCCTGGATCCAGACCAAGATGGAG GAGATCGGGCGCATCTCCATCGAGATGAACGGCACGCTGGAGGACCAGCTGGACCACCTGAAGCAGTACGAGCAGAGCATCGTGGAGTACAAACCCAACATGGacctgctggagcagcagcaccagctcaTCCAGGAGGCGCTCATCTTCGACAACAAGCACACCAACTACACCATGGAG cacatccgcgtgggctgggagcagctccTCACCACCATCGCCCGCACCATCAACGAGGTGGAGAACCAGATCCTCACCCGCGACGCCAAGGGCATCAGCCAGGAGCAGATGCAGGAGTTCAGGGCCTCCTTCAACCACTTCGACAAG GACCACGGCGGCGCCCTGGGCCCCGAGGAGTTCAAGGCCTGTCTCATCAGCCTGGGCTACGACGTGGAGAACGACCGGCAG AAGCGCGCGGGCAGCGTGGACGCGGACGACTTCCGAGCCCTCCTGCTCTCCGCCGGATGCCGCCTG ggTGACGCCGAGTTCTCGCGCATCATGGCCCTGGTGGACCCCAACGGCAGCGGCTCCGTCACCTTCCAGGCCTTCATCGACTTCATGTCCCGCGAGACCACCGACACCGACACGGCCGAGCAGGTCATCGCCTCCTTCCGCGTCCTGGCGGGCGAcaag aaCTACATCACGGCGGAGGAGCTGCGCCGCGAGCTGCCCCCGGCGCAGGCCGAGTACTGCATCGCCCGCATGGCCCCTTACCCCGGCCCCGACGGCGCCCTCGACTACAAATCCTTCTCCACCGCCCTCTACGGCGAGAGCGACCtctga